In one window of Romboutsia hominis DNA:
- a CDS encoding alanine/glycine:cation symporter family protein → MNLIDVLSQINSFIWGPPLLILLVGTGILFTFKLGFLQITKLPTALKLIFKSENNGSGDISSFSALCTALAATVGTGNIVGVATALKIGGPGALFWMWVAAFFGMATKYAEGVLAIKYRTKNEKNEISGGPMYYIVNGMGSKYKPLAIFFAISGILVALLGIGTFTQVNSITDSINGSFGINPKITGIILTLIVALVIFGGIKNISKVASTVVPFMSFVYILMCFLIILGSFNKIPSTFILILKSAFTPTSSIGGFMGASVSMAIRNGIARGVFSNESGLGSAPIAAAAAKTNHPAEQGLISMTGTFIDSLIICSLTGFSLILSGVWKGDLNGALMTQSAFESVLPHIGPLFLTISLSLFAFTTILGWCYYGERCFEFLFGIKFISAYRVVFVLMILIGSFLKLEMVWIIADIVNALMAIPNLIALIYLTPVVIAETNTYMNYLKLKKEDSYAINI, encoded by the coding sequence ATGAATTTAATTGATGTTTTATCTCAAATTAACTCATTTATATGGGGACCACCTTTACTAATACTATTAGTTGGTACTGGTATATTATTTACTTTTAAACTTGGATTTTTACAAATAACTAAATTACCTACTGCTTTAAAATTAATATTTAAATCAGAAAATAATGGTAGTGGAGATATTTCAAGCTTTAGCGCTTTATGCACTGCTCTTGCTGCTACAGTTGGTACTGGAAATATAGTTGGTGTTGCTACTGCTCTAAAAATAGGAGGTCCTGGTGCATTATTTTGGATGTGGGTTGCAGCATTTTTTGGAATGGCTACTAAATATGCTGAAGGAGTACTTGCTATAAAGTATAGAACTAAAAATGAAAAAAACGAAATTTCTGGTGGTCCTATGTACTATATAGTAAATGGTATGGGATCTAAGTATAAACCTCTTGCTATTTTCTTTGCTATAAGTGGTATTTTAGTTGCTCTTTTAGGTATAGGTACATTTACTCAAGTTAATTCTATAACTGATTCTATTAATGGAAGTTTTGGAATTAATCCTAAAATAACTGGAATTATATTAACATTAATTGTAGCCTTAGTTATATTTGGAGGTATTAAAAATATTTCAAAAGTAGCATCTACAGTAGTTCCATTTATGTCTTTTGTATATATACTAATGTGCTTTTTAATTATTTTAGGCTCATTTAATAAAATACCATCTACATTTATCTTAATACTAAAAAGTGCTTTTACACCTACATCTTCTATAGGTGGATTTATGGGAGCTAGTGTATCTATGGCTATTAGAAATGGTATTGCTCGAGGTGTATTTTCTAATGAATCTGGACTTGGTAGTGCTCCAATTGCAGCAGCTGCTGCTAAAACTAATCATCCAGCTGAGCAAGGTCTTATATCTATGACTGGGACATTTATAGATAGTTTGATAATCTGTTCTCTTACTGGATTTTCTCTTATATTATCTGGTGTATGGAAAGGAGATTTAAATGGTGCTCTTATGACTCAAAGTGCATTTGAAAGTGTTCTTCCACATATTGGACCTTTATTTTTAACTATTAGTTTAAGTTTATTTGCTTTTACTACTATACTTGGTTGGTGTTATTATGGAGAAAGATGTTTTGAGTTTTTATTTGGTATTAAGTTTATAAGCGCTTACAGGGTTGTCTTTGTTTTAATGATACTTATTGGGTCATTTTTAAAACTTGAAATGGTTTGGATAATTGCGGATATTGTTAATGCTCTTATGGCTATACCTAACCTTATAGCTCTAATTTATCTTACTCCTGTAGTTATAGCTGAAACTAATACCTATATGAATTATTTAAAATTAAAAAAAGAAGATTCTTATGCTATTAATATATAA
- the lipA gene encoding lipoyl synthase, translating to MEKTKVRRKPKWLRVNYERQSIKEIEVMMEQLSLNTVCKEAKCPNLGECYKKRTATFMIMGSQCTRNCRFCNVTNGKPQNLDINEPENVAKAVKELGLSHAVITSVTRDDLEDCGASHFAKTIEAVKSLNPDTTVEVLIPDLKGIKENLDIVIKANPDVINHNVETVERLYDTVRPEAIYERSIDVLKYVKEVAPHILTKTGIMVGLSESDEEVFKVMDDVLKVGCDIFTIGQYLRPSNKHIEVYEYVTPEKFEEYRVVGVEKGFKYIASSPLVRSSYNAQEAIK from the coding sequence ATGGAAAAAACAAAAGTAAGAAGAAAGCCAAAGTGGCTAAGAGTAAATTATGAACGTCAATCTATAAAAGAGATTGAAGTTATGATGGAACAGTTATCATTAAATACAGTATGTAAAGAAGCAAAATGCCCTAATTTAGGTGAATGCTATAAAAAAAGAACAGCTACATTTATGATAATGGGAAGTCAATGCACTAGAAATTGTAGGTTTTGTAATGTAACTAATGGTAAACCTCAAAATCTTGATATAAATGAACCAGAAAATGTAGCAAAAGCAGTAAAAGAACTAGGATTATCTCATGCAGTTATAACAAGTGTAACAAGAGATGATTTAGAGGATTGTGGAGCTAGTCACTTTGCAAAAACTATAGAAGCTGTGAAGAGTTTAAATCCAGATACTACTGTAGAAGTGCTAATACCAGATTTAAAAGGTATCAAAGAAAATTTAGATATAGTTATAAAAGCAAATCCTGATGTAATAAATCATAATGTCGAAACTGTAGAAAGATTATATGATACAGTTCGTCCAGAAGCAATATATGAAAGAAGTATAGATGTTTTAAAATATGTAAAGGAAGTAGCACCTCACATATTAACAAAAACTGGTATAATGGTTGGCCTTAGTGAAAGTGATGAAGAAGTATTTAAGGTTATGGATGATGTACTTAAGGTAGGATGCGACATATTTACAATAGGTCAATATCTAAGACCATCAAACAAACACATAGAAGTTTATGAATACGTAACACCAGAAAAATTTGAAGAATATAGAGTGGTTGGAGTAGAGAAAGGATTTAAGTATATAGCAAGTAGTCCTTTAGTTAGAAGTTCGTATAATGCACAAGAAGCTATTAAATAG
- a CDS encoding tetratricopeptide repeat-containing diguanylate cyclase has protein sequence MIKNIKSIFLLLTILFIICVSIKNNSVYAQKLNDSNLSKDSIIDSIESTYNKKELEKNYINKVRANLKGEVKDSEYYFIQGYIDYSIHDYKSAIKNFELAKKDIKNSKDTFLKVYNYILLNNCLLEEGKSENLITNAKKAITYIKEDKSYKNNSNVVWEVIFPLSYNAKTKDESIKLLKSYIEETSNLDIETKMALRGNLAIIYTMDRKYGKAIYNYLDVINLAKKHPNIDKAGVYEAKAYTFIGNIVYELGLHKEAIDWYDMAINIKIPNKLNNAEAKVNTYINQMHAYLSIGDYDKCSDVVNETKKYIKYLDKNEQDDVEILLNYNIANINIHKGNYEEAKKYIKKGSELLKEDKVEYFIHKDIFLGLSYASILKEEGNYKEALDIYNKILKLKNEGAKYIEIDIYSDIAEIYSKIGDLESYKKYNEILKEKKESLDEIIKNDYIEYSIKAYENEVLKEKEKNEQIKVLIMTCIVVILIIILIARIVRVKALKKLHYQDSMTGLYNRRYLDDYEQRNIKKLEEKEISIVLLDIDYFKKYNDNYGHIEGDKVIKEVSNSVLMNIRKKGIGIRFGGEEIVIILEDTSENEAIEIVEKIQKDIKNKAIEHKYSLVNDIVTTSIGIYTKKKNMKEDIYLAIDKADKALYESKNNGRNRYSIYN, from the coding sequence ATGATAAAAAATATAAAAAGTATTTTTTTACTTCTTACTATTTTATTTATAATTTGTGTATCAATAAAAAATAATAGTGTATATGCACAAAAACTAAATGATAGTAATTTGAGTAAAGATAGCATAATAGATAGTATAGAGAGTACATATAATAAAAAAGAATTAGAAAAAAACTATATAAACAAAGTTAGGGCTAATTTAAAGGGTGAAGTAAAAGACAGTGAATATTACTTTATACAAGGTTATATAGACTATAGTATACATGATTATAAAAGTGCAATAAAAAATTTTGAATTAGCCAAAAAGGATATAAAAAATTCTAAGGATACATTTTTAAAAGTATACAATTATATACTTTTAAATAATTGTCTTTTAGAAGAAGGCAAAAGTGAAAATTTAATAACTAATGCTAAGAAGGCAATTACATATATAAAGGAAGATAAGTCATATAAAAATAATAGTAATGTAGTTTGGGAAGTAATATTTCCATTAAGTTATAATGCAAAAACTAAGGATGAATCAATAAAATTACTAAAATCATATATAGAAGAAACTAGCAATTTAGATATAGAGACTAAAATGGCATTAAGGGGAAATTTAGCTATAATATATACTATGGATAGAAAGTATGGCAAAGCTATATATAATTATTTAGATGTTATAAATTTAGCAAAGAAACATCCAAATATAGATAAAGCTGGTGTGTATGAAGCTAAAGCATATACTTTTATAGGTAATATAGTATATGAATTAGGTCTGCATAAAGAAGCTATAGATTGGTATGATATGGCAATAAATATAAAAATACCAAATAAATTAAACAATGCAGAAGCAAAGGTAAATACATATATAAATCAGATGCATGCATACTTAAGTATCGGTGATTACGATAAATGTAGTGATGTAGTAAATGAGACAAAAAAATATATAAAATATCTAGATAAAAATGAACAAGATGATGTAGAAATTCTTCTAAATTATAATATAGCCAATATAAATATACATAAAGGAAATTATGAAGAAGCTAAAAAATATATAAAAAAAGGTTCAGAGTTATTAAAAGAAGATAAAGTAGAATATTTTATTCATAAAGATATTTTCTTAGGATTATCATATGCAAGTATATTAAAAGAAGAAGGAAATTATAAAGAAGCTTTAGATATATATAATAAAATACTAAAGCTAAAAAATGAAGGTGCTAAATATATAGAAATTGATATCTATTCTGATATAGCTGAAATATACAGTAAAATAGGAGATCTAGAATCATATAAAAAATACAATGAAATACTAAAAGAAAAGAAAGAATCTTTAGATGAAATTATAAAAAATGATTATATTGAATATTCAATAAAGGCATATGAAAATGAAGTATTAAAAGAGAAAGAGAAAAACGAACAAATAAAAGTATTAATTATGACATGTATAGTAGTAATATTAATTATTATTTTAATAGCAAGAATAGTTCGTGTGAAAGCATTAAAAAAATTACACTATCAAGATAGTATGACAGGTCTTTATAATAGGAGATATCTAGATGATTATGAACAGAGAAATATAAAGAAACTAGAAGAAAAGGAAATTTCTATAGTATTACTAGATATAGACTACTTTAAGAAATATAATGATAATTATGGACATATAGAAGGAGATAAAGTAATAAAAGAAGTATCAAATTCAGTTCTTATGAATATTAGAAAGAAAGGGATAGGAATAAGATTTGGAGGTGAAGAAATAGTTATTATACTAGAGGACACTAGTGAAAATGAAGCCATAGAAATAGTAGAAAAAATACAAAAAGATATAAAAAATAAGGCAATAGAACATAAGTATTCATTAGTTAATGACATAGTAACTACAAGTATAGGTATATATACTAAAAAGAAAAATATGAAAGAAGATATATATTTAGCAATAGATAAAGCAGACAAGGCATTGTATGAGTCTAAAAATAATGGAAGAAATAGATATAGTATATATAATTAA
- a CDS encoding lipoate--protein ligase, with protein sequence MIYVENNSTNPYFNFALEYYLINEKDLKDDVIFMFWRTNPTLMIGKFQNTIEEINEDYVKNNNINVVRRITGGGTIYTDMNGWQFSFITKNYNGNGIDFKTFTTPIIEALKSQGIDAYFNSRNDLLVDGKKFSGNAQCVKNGCKLHHGSILFDTNIEEMVRSITIAEDKIISKGIKSVKDRVANLKNYLKEDMDSLKFKDIMLESLLKESSGVYNLTKEDIKRVEEIAKEKFETWEWNYGKSPKFEITKGKRLDGGKVEFRINVDKGIIKECKINGDFFGEGEIDDISSLLCGCRYNKKDILDILENIDINKYFYRVNKEELIECII encoded by the coding sequence ATGATATATGTAGAAAATAATTCAACTAATCCATACTTTAATTTTGCACTAGAGTATTATCTTATAAATGAGAAAGACTTAAAAGATGATGTTATATTTATGTTTTGGAGAACAAATCCAACACTTATGATAGGAAAATTCCAAAATACAATAGAAGAAATTAATGAAGATTATGTAAAAAATAATAATATAAATGTAGTTAGACGTATAACAGGTGGCGGAACCATATATACGGATATGAATGGATGGCAATTTAGCTTTATAACTAAAAACTATAATGGAAATGGAATAGACTTTAAAACATTTACAACACCAATTATTGAGGCATTAAAAAGTCAAGGAATAGATGCATACTTTAATAGTAGAAATGATTTATTAGTAGATGGCAAAAAATTCTCTGGAAATGCACAATGTGTTAAAAATGGATGTAAATTACACCATGGTTCTATACTATTTGACACTAACATAGAGGAAATGGTAAGAAGTATAACTATAGCTGAAGATAAGATAATATCTAAAGGAATAAAATCAGTTAAAGATAGGGTTGCAAATCTTAAAAACTATTTAAAGGAAGATATGGATAGTTTAAAGTTTAAAGATATAATGCTAGAGAGTTTACTTAAAGAATCTAGTGGAGTTTATAATTTAACAAAAGAAGATATAAAGAGAGTAGAAGAAATAGCTAAAGAAAAATTTGAAACTTGGGAATGGAACTACGGTAAATCTCCTAAATTTGAAATCACTAAAGGAAAAAGATTAGATGGAGGAAAGGTAGAATTTAGGATTAATGTAGATAAAGGCATAATAAAAGAATGCAAGATAAATGGAGACTTTTTTGGAGAGGGCGAAATAGATGATATATCAAGTTTACTATGTGGATGTAGATATAATAAAAAAGATATATTAGATATATTAGAAAATATTGATATAAATAAGTATTTCTATAGAGTGAACAAAGAAGAACTTATAGAATGTATAATATAA